In one Puniceicoccus vermicola genomic region, the following are encoded:
- the nth gene encoding endonuclease III, whose amino-acid sequence MTKKERVELIQTRLNEWFPETPIPLDHSDPFTLLIAVLLSAQCTDKRVNLVTPELFARASSPEEMAQVPEEEIRAIIRPCGLAPAKAKAISGLSKILIEKHGGEVPQTLAELEELPGVGHKTASVVMVQAFGEPAFPVDTHIHRLARVWKLSSGKNVAQTEKDLKRLFPRESWGKVHLQFIFYGREKCQARGCDGKRCELCQELFAR is encoded by the coding sequence ATGACGAAAAAGGAGAGAGTTGAGCTCATCCAAACCCGGCTGAACGAGTGGTTTCCAGAAACACCAATCCCGCTCGACCATTCTGATCCGTTCACTCTGTTGATCGCCGTTTTGCTTTCGGCACAATGTACGGACAAACGGGTGAATTTGGTGACTCCGGAGTTATTCGCGAGGGCTTCCTCTCCGGAAGAAATGGCTCAAGTGCCCGAGGAGGAGATTCGGGCGATTATCCGTCCCTGTGGATTGGCTCCCGCGAAGGCGAAGGCCATTTCAGGGCTTTCGAAAATTTTGATCGAGAAACACGGCGGTGAAGTTCCTCAGACTTTGGCTGAACTCGAAGAGTTGCCGGGGGTGGGGCACAAGACTGCTTCCGTCGTCATGGTGCAGGCCTTTGGTGAGCCGGCTTTTCCGGTCGACACGCATATCCATCGCTTGGCCCGAGTCTGGAAGCTCAGTTCCGGGAAGAATGTGGCCCAGACAGAGAAGGACTTAAAGAGGCTATTTCCGCGCGAGTCCTGGGGAAAGGTTCACCTGCAGTTCATCTTCTACGGGCGCGAAAAATGCCAGGCACGTGGGTGCGACGGAAAACGGTGCGAGCTCTGCCAAGAGCTGTTCGCCCGTTGA
- a CDS encoding glutamate--tRNA ligase family protein yields MTPIYSSYRGRLAPTPSGLLHAGHARTFLAVWRRVREESGTLVFRVEDIDRERCRPEFEVAAREDLAWLGIDWDEGGGREGDFGPYRQSDRGELHRQVWLQLIRDGWVYPADFSRKEILRHQPRRESDGGILFPDALREAHESGQTAEPNPAINWRFRVPDGEIIEFEDGEKGRQRYVAGKDFGDFLVWRKAGGPSYELAVVADDIAMKITEVVRGEDLLLSTARQLLLYRALGAVAPGFRHVPLVRDRAGVRLSKTARSVAIRELRDEGWSPAQILAWPDRGDQS; encoded by the coding sequence GTGACCCCAATTTATTCATCCTACCGCGGTCGGCTGGCGCCAACCCCCTCCGGATTGCTGCATGCGGGTCACGCGCGCACATTTCTGGCCGTATGGAGGAGGGTACGCGAAGAGAGCGGAACTCTGGTTTTCCGGGTGGAGGATATTGATCGCGAGAGGTGCCGTCCGGAGTTTGAGGTCGCGGCGCGCGAGGATCTCGCTTGGCTCGGGATCGACTGGGACGAGGGTGGAGGCCGCGAGGGAGATTTCGGCCCCTATCGACAAAGCGATCGAGGGGAGCTCCATCGGCAAGTGTGGCTCCAGTTGATTCGGGACGGATGGGTCTATCCGGCAGATTTTTCCCGGAAAGAAATCCTCAGACATCAACCTCGACGGGAGTCAGATGGCGGAATCCTTTTCCCGGATGCCCTCCGGGAAGCTCACGAATCAGGTCAGACCGCAGAACCGAATCCGGCCATCAACTGGCGGTTTCGGGTTCCGGATGGAGAGATCATCGAGTTTGAGGATGGGGAGAAGGGGCGGCAGCGTTATGTCGCCGGCAAAGATTTCGGAGATTTTCTCGTCTGGCGCAAAGCGGGAGGGCCCTCTTATGAGTTGGCTGTGGTCGCCGATGACATCGCTATGAAGATTACGGAAGTCGTGCGAGGGGAGGATTTGCTCCTCTCGACAGCGCGGCAGCTCTTGCTCTACCGAGCGTTGGGAGCAGTGGCACCTGGGTTTCGCCATGTGCCTCTAGTACGCGATCGGGCGGGTGTGCGGCTCTCCAAGACCGCCCGCTCGGTGGCAATTCGCGAGCTGCGGGACGAGGGGTGGTCTCCGGCGCAGATCTTAGCTTGGCCGGACCGCGGCGATCAGTCCTAA
- a CDS encoding glutamate decarboxylase, producing the protein MLHKKADPQPHEENLNPTFGSRYISTEIPRYSMPESEMPPQTAKQIIHDELMLDGNARLNLATFVTTWMEPEARELMQETFEKNMIDKDEYPQTAEIEMRCVNILSRLYNAPEKESPCGCSTIGSSEAAMLGGMALKWQWRKRRQAAGKPADKPNLILGIDVQVCWEKFCRYWEIEPRYIPIEKGRYMINPEEVIERCDENTIGVIGILGTTFTGQYEPIAEINDALEELNSKTGWEIPLHVDAASGGFVAPFLQPDLKWDFRLKWVKSINVSGHKYGLVYPGVGWIIWRDEDELPEELVFKVNYLGGDMPTFALNFSRPGNQVVAQYYNFIRLGKEGYTRLMESSRDTARFLAKKLEELGVFEILGPGEDIPVLAFRIKEDADVNFTVFDISEQVRHRGWLIPAYTLPENAEDIAVLRIVVKEDFSRDMAMLLLEDLQRILDHFDELPDHRKVKDDPNDGKHRPKC; encoded by the coding sequence ATGCTACATAAGAAAGCCGATCCGCAGCCTCACGAAGAGAACCTCAATCCGACTTTCGGGTCACGATACATTTCCACGGAAATTCCAAGGTACTCGATGCCGGAGAGCGAGATGCCTCCGCAGACGGCGAAGCAGATCATCCATGATGAGTTGATGCTGGATGGAAATGCCCGCCTCAACCTCGCGACCTTCGTGACGACTTGGATGGAGCCGGAGGCCCGGGAGCTCATGCAGGAGACGTTCGAGAAGAACATGATCGATAAGGATGAGTATCCGCAGACTGCTGAAATTGAAATGCGGTGTGTGAATATCCTCTCGCGCCTTTACAATGCTCCCGAGAAAGAGTCTCCTTGCGGCTGCTCGACGATCGGCTCCAGTGAGGCCGCTATGCTGGGCGGAATGGCGTTGAAGTGGCAGTGGCGCAAGCGTCGTCAAGCTGCCGGAAAACCTGCCGATAAGCCCAACCTTATTTTGGGAATCGACGTGCAAGTTTGCTGGGAAAAATTCTGCCGCTATTGGGAAATCGAGCCCCGGTACATTCCGATTGAGAAGGGCCGCTACATGATCAACCCGGAAGAGGTGATCGAGCGTTGCGATGAAAACACCATCGGGGTCATTGGTATCCTCGGGACCACCTTCACCGGCCAATATGAGCCGATCGCGGAAATCAACGACGCCCTCGAGGAACTCAACTCCAAGACAGGATGGGAGATTCCTCTTCACGTGGACGCCGCGAGTGGCGGATTCGTTGCTCCCTTTCTCCAGCCGGATTTGAAGTGGGACTTCCGCCTCAAATGGGTGAAGTCGATCAACGTCTCCGGGCATAAGTATGGACTCGTTTATCCGGGAGTGGGCTGGATCATCTGGCGCGACGAAGACGAATTGCCGGAAGAGTTGGTCTTCAAAGTAAATTATCTCGGAGGAGATATGCCGACCTTCGCACTGAACTTCTCGCGTCCTGGGAATCAGGTCGTGGCCCAATATTACAATTTTATCCGTCTCGGAAAGGAAGGGTATACCCGCCTGATGGAATCTTCCCGTGACACGGCTCGGTTCCTTGCCAAAAAGTTGGAAGAGCTCGGAGTCTTCGAAATTCTCGGTCCCGGGGAGGATATTCCCGTTCTCGCCTTCCGGATTAAGGAAGATGCGGATGTGAATTTTACCGTCTTCGACATTTCCGAGCAAGTCCGTCACCGCGGTTGGTTGATTCCGGCCTACACTCTCCCGGAGAACGCTGAAGATATCGCGGTCTTACGGATTGTGGTGAAAGAAGACTTCAGCCGGGATATGGCCATGCTGCTCCTCGAAGATCTCCAGCGCATCCTCGATCATTTCGACGAGTTGCCGGATCATCGGAAAGTCAAAGACGACCCGAACGACGGGAAACATCGTCCGAAGTGCTAA
- the hisA gene encoding 1-(5-phosphoribosyl)-5-[(5-phosphoribosylamino)methylideneamino]imidazole-4-carboxamide isomerase → MKQRMFTIYPAIDLRGGRCVRLLHGKAEHETVYFEDPLEAAEKWIAEGAEWLHVVDLDGAFTGKPAHLEVISRIAALGCKIQVGGGIRNEEIVESTLAAGASRVVLGTSAVEKPEFPANAVSRFGSQSIAVGLDAKDGKLALRGWVKGTEINTLDFARKMEDVGVETVIHTDIATDGALTGPNLLSQAELADSCGLSVITSGGVSSQADVEALAKLSQDHANIAGVIVGRALYEGRVSVREMIESTKPGK, encoded by the coding sequence ATGAAACAGAGAATGTTTACGATTTATCCTGCCATTGATCTACGCGGAGGGCGCTGTGTTCGGTTACTTCACGGCAAAGCCGAACATGAAACCGTTTATTTTGAAGATCCGCTGGAGGCTGCAGAAAAATGGATCGCGGAAGGCGCTGAATGGCTGCATGTCGTGGATTTGGACGGAGCTTTTACCGGGAAGCCGGCGCATTTGGAGGTGATTTCTCGGATTGCGGCTCTTGGATGCAAAATCCAGGTCGGTGGCGGTATCCGGAATGAGGAAATCGTCGAGAGCACTTTGGCTGCCGGGGCGTCGCGGGTGGTTCTGGGCACGTCTGCGGTGGAGAAACCGGAGTTTCCGGCGAATGCGGTTTCCCGCTTTGGCTCCCAATCGATCGCCGTCGGGCTCGATGCGAAAGACGGAAAACTAGCCCTTCGGGGTTGGGTGAAGGGTACGGAGATCAATACCCTGGATTTTGCCCGAAAGATGGAGGATGTCGGAGTCGAGACCGTGATCCATACCGATATCGCCACTGATGGTGCCCTGACTGGCCCCAATCTGCTCAGTCAGGCGGAGTTGGCCGATTCGTGCGGGTTGTCCGTGATTACCTCGGGGGGCGTCTCCTCGCAGGCGGATGTCGAAGCTTTGGCGAAACTCTCGCAGGATCACGCCAATATTGCCGGGGTGATTGTCGGCCGCGCCCTTTATGAGGGCCGTGTAAGCGTCCGTGAAATGATCGAGTCGACGAAACCGGGGAAATAG
- a CDS encoding metallophosphoesterase has translation MKKVSLKFKTIIISDVHLGTRDCRIDEVNYFLKHTHSERLILNGDIIDGWSLSRKGGWNKQHTRFIRLILKKLEKKDTEVIYLRGNHDDILYRFLPLEFDRLHIVNEFIHSTAVGDYLVVHGDGFDSITTNHKWIAILGDVGYQSLLRINRIYNRYRAWRGMPYYSLSKQIKAKVKSAVSFVDKFEDKLRDLARSRKCRGVICGHIHTAANKQIEDIHYLNSGDWVESLTALVENFDGSFEILDFKEFQRRLDEKAESKANSDAPLAELPPVEEDPTWEKELALAGFRESA, from the coding sequence GTGAAGAAAGTTTCTCTGAAATTTAAGACCATCATCATCTCGGACGTCCACTTGGGGACACGGGATTGCCGTATTGATGAGGTGAATTACTTCCTGAAGCACACGCATTCGGAGCGGTTGATTCTCAACGGGGACATCATTGACGGCTGGAGCCTTTCGCGAAAAGGCGGGTGGAATAAGCAGCATACGCGGTTCATTCGGCTGATTTTGAAGAAGTTGGAGAAGAAAGATACCGAAGTGATCTATCTTCGGGGAAATCATGACGACATTCTCTATCGGTTTCTTCCGCTGGAATTCGATCGGTTGCACATTGTAAACGAGTTTATTCACAGCACAGCAGTCGGGGATTACTTAGTCGTTCACGGCGATGGATTCGACTCGATTACCACGAACCACAAGTGGATCGCGATTCTGGGCGACGTGGGATATCAGTCCCTTTTACGCATTAACCGGATCTACAACCGCTACCGTGCTTGGAGAGGGATGCCCTATTATTCCTTGAGTAAGCAAATCAAGGCCAAGGTGAAGAGTGCGGTGAGCTTTGTGGATAAGTTTGAGGATAAGTTACGGGATTTGGCTCGTTCTCGAAAATGCCGAGGGGTGATTTGCGGACATATTCACACAGCTGCGAACAAACAGATCGAGGACATCCACTACTTGAATAGTGGGGATTGGGTCGAGTCGCTCACCGCTCTGGTCGAAAACTTCGACGGAAGTTTCGAGATTTTGGATTTTAAGGAGTTTCAGCGCCGTTTGGACGAAAAGGCAGAGAGCAAAGCCAACTCCGACGCTCCACTGGCCGAACTTCCTCCGGTAGAGGAAGATCCCACCTGGGAGAAGGAACTCGCGTTGGCGGGATTTCGGGAGTCGGCCTGA
- a CDS encoding response regulator, protein MEQAAKQPILVVDDEPLVRETLEFGLQNEYSVRLAATGREAIEAAKNESFPVVLLDLRMHDLDGISTLRELRKIDTQQKVIILTAHQSMESAIEAVNLGAFNYLTKPCDLLYLRELISNAHRLYFEEKQRTERFRESMMSMHDEVFSVLCHEFNTPLNGMIGFSGFLADELKSPEHREMATYIEKSGKELHSIFVEMMDYLSSNRPQNPAVDRRFSFRDLEEWISSSEFPTRCSVFFSGSEDQAAEVCTGPLKILKMILSKIAQSGKPNLEGISLVAWFSSDEDEKVLHLQIQGKGLDPLLETAGSTETIFSPYAASSLNLTGKVRGLGLHMATCRNLAEYSGIDLSCDTDSTGRLRIHLNIPVNRPYSPDDEI, encoded by the coding sequence ATGGAGCAGGCCGCTAAACAACCCATTCTCGTCGTCGACGATGAGCCCCTCGTCAGAGAAACATTGGAATTCGGCTTACAAAACGAATATTCCGTTCGTTTAGCCGCGACTGGTCGCGAAGCCATTGAAGCCGCAAAAAATGAGTCATTTCCCGTCGTCTTGCTGGACCTGCGGATGCACGACCTCGATGGAATTAGCACCCTGCGCGAGCTTCGGAAAATCGATACCCAGCAAAAGGTCATCATCCTCACCGCTCACCAATCGATGGAATCTGCGATTGAGGCCGTAAACTTGGGAGCTTTCAACTACCTGACCAAACCTTGCGATCTGCTTTACCTGCGGGAGCTCATTTCCAACGCCCATCGCCTCTATTTTGAGGAAAAACAGCGAACCGAAAGGTTCCGGGAGAGCATGATGAGCATGCACGACGAGGTTTTTTCCGTGTTGTGCCATGAATTCAACACTCCGCTGAACGGCATGATCGGATTCTCCGGATTCCTCGCCGATGAGCTCAAATCTCCCGAACACCGCGAGATGGCGACCTACATCGAGAAAAGCGGCAAGGAGCTCCACAGCATTTTCGTAGAGATGATGGATTACCTGAGCAGCAATCGGCCTCAGAATCCGGCAGTCGACAGAAGATTCAGTTTTCGGGATTTGGAAGAGTGGATCAGCTCTTCCGAATTTCCTACCCGCTGCTCCGTATTTTTCAGCGGATCCGAAGACCAAGCGGCAGAGGTCTGCACCGGGCCATTGAAGATCCTGAAAATGATCTTGTCGAAGATTGCTCAGTCGGGAAAACCGAACCTTGAGGGCATCAGCCTAGTGGCTTGGTTCTCGTCGGATGAAGACGAGAAGGTTCTCCACTTGCAGATCCAAGGGAAGGGGCTCGACCCCCTACTGGAAACCGCCGGCTCCACAGAAACCATTTTTTCTCCGTATGCGGCCTCGAGCCTAAACCTTACCGGAAAGGTTCGGGGACTGGGTCTCCATATGGCAACCTGCCGCAACCTTGCCGAGTATTCGGGAATCGACCTTAGTTGCGACACCGACAGCACGGGACGGTTGCGGATTCATCTCAACATCCCAGTGAACCGCCCGTACTCACCCGACGACGAAATCTAA
- a CDS encoding rhodanese-related sulfurtransferase translates to MTTHSSDTEMPPELLVAALYRFTDVADVEEMKEWILEAGRQADLCGTILVAPEGINGTIAGLPEKVGAFLEVLESREGLEDLEIRYSRCEKRPFKRWRVRLKNEIVTLGVEGTDPREGVGKYLDPEEWNRLLAEENVTLIDTRNHYETKVGKFKGAIDPDTETFREFPEWVDKNLDPKENAKVAMYCTGGIRCEKATNLLLRRGFREVYHLKGGILRYLEETPQSDSLWDGECFVFDERVSVDQDLKPGKHIICEHCQLPIPAEEMDDHECGKLKRAKMA, encoded by the coding sequence ATGACCACTCACTCTTCAGACACCGAAATGCCACCGGAGCTCCTCGTTGCGGCCCTTTATCGGTTCACCGATGTGGCAGACGTTGAGGAGATGAAGGAATGGATCCTTGAGGCTGGACGGCAAGCGGACCTTTGCGGAACGATCCTTGTGGCCCCGGAGGGGATCAATGGAACGATCGCTGGTTTGCCGGAGAAGGTCGGGGCTTTTTTAGAGGTGCTGGAATCCCGGGAAGGACTGGAAGATCTGGAAATTCGCTATTCCCGCTGTGAGAAGCGACCCTTCAAACGTTGGCGGGTGCGACTCAAGAATGAGATTGTCACCTTGGGCGTCGAGGGAACGGATCCTCGAGAGGGAGTCGGAAAGTATCTGGACCCCGAGGAATGGAACCGGCTTCTTGCCGAGGAAAACGTGACCCTCATCGATACGCGAAATCACTACGAGACGAAGGTCGGAAAGTTCAAGGGAGCGATCGATCCGGATACCGAGACATTTCGCGAGTTTCCCGAGTGGGTGGATAAGAATCTGGATCCGAAGGAAAATGCCAAGGTTGCGATGTACTGCACCGGTGGGATTCGCTGTGAAAAGGCGACGAACCTTCTCCTCCGACGAGGGTTTCGTGAGGTTTACCACTTGAAAGGTGGCATCCTTCGCTACCTCGAAGAAACTCCGCAGTCCGACAGCCTCTGGGACGGCGAATGTTTCGTCTTCGATGAGCGGGTATCCGTCGACCAGGATCTAAAACCCGGCAAACACATCATTTGCGAGCACTGCCAACTGCCCATCCCCGCAGAGGAGATGGACGATCACGAGTGCGGCAAATTGAAGCGGGCTAAGATGGCCTGA
- a CDS encoding DUF2059 domain-containing protein, translating into MNRCWIALPLFLLGSFTSTFAEDEQTPSKESIVELLDLMETKKIIDQTMDQMEQVMEVSINQATQGKPLDEEEQAQLDQTREAMNEWLREELNYDFLLKMYVPSFEETFTQTEVDQLIEFYSSPVGQMFVQKQPKLMQSFMQRYQQQIGPMMQRFQQKLQENLDEVSTTGS; encoded by the coding sequence ATGAATCGTTGCTGGATTGCCCTTCCCCTTTTCCTTCTCGGATCTTTCACTTCTACATTCGCTGAGGACGAACAAACTCCTTCCAAAGAGTCTATCGTCGAACTGCTCGATTTGATGGAGACGAAAAAGATTATCGATCAGACTATGGACCAAATGGAGCAGGTCATGGAGGTTTCGATCAATCAAGCGACTCAGGGGAAACCTCTCGACGAAGAAGAGCAGGCCCAGCTCGACCAAACCCGGGAAGCGATGAATGAATGGCTGCGCGAAGAACTCAACTACGACTTCTTGCTGAAGATGTATGTTCCGTCATTCGAAGAGACTTTTACCCAGACCGAAGTCGACCAGCTGATCGAGTTCTACTCCAGCCCGGTCGGCCAGATGTTTGTTCAAAAGCAGCCGAAATTGATGCAGAGCTTCATGCAGCGCTACCAACAGCAGATCGGGCCGATGATGCAACGCTTCCAGCAGAAACTGCAGGAAAACCTGGACGAAGTTTCAACGACGGGCTCTTAG
- a CDS encoding response regulator, translated as MTSPARSEPSVLFVDDETRALKIFEKAFRNKFPVFTASSTAEAMEVLQNSSDKIGVVIADQKMPGGNGIEFLHEVRERFPDKIRLLTTAYTEIDTLVGAINEGSVFRFISKPWNLQTLGEEIAQARESFDLSTRDREFVNLRLEELKDIVLDEKVAEIGTVAISLSHYVDNALCPFDLLISKISEKMDDSDDESYLSFLKRIREHIRATSENISHLRLVDAPLESDRLESVDLAELLDHCLQRNQELCDGKKIHFEITKEDGPFVVTGDRERLADFFHFMIAEEVVSLNSDSSVSVSLKGDQGHGVSIEIADRQSIRSGVSPNDFLYPFNVRSANPRNFGVFLICAYFHVRAHGGKMKVDQREGSGLTFRFYFSAHPPLP; from the coding sequence ATGACCAGTCCTGCTCGTTCTGAACCTTCTGTCCTCTTCGTCGACGATGAAACGAGGGCGCTGAAGATCTTTGAGAAAGCCTTTCGCAATAAGTTTCCGGTCTTCACAGCCTCCTCGACCGCCGAAGCGATGGAAGTTCTCCAAAACTCTTCGGACAAAATCGGGGTCGTCATCGCCGACCAAAAGATGCCCGGAGGCAACGGAATCGAGTTTCTCCATGAGGTACGGGAGAGATTCCCCGACAAGATCCGCCTCCTGACCACTGCTTACACGGAAATCGATACATTGGTCGGAGCCATCAACGAAGGGTCGGTCTTTCGCTTCATCTCAAAACCGTGGAATCTTCAGACCCTCGGGGAAGAAATCGCCCAGGCCCGCGAAAGCTTTGACCTCTCCACCCGAGACCGCGAATTCGTGAACCTGCGACTGGAAGAGTTGAAAGATATCGTCCTCGACGAAAAGGTGGCGGAGATTGGGACAGTCGCCATTAGCCTCAGCCACTACGTCGACAATGCTCTCTGCCCTTTCGACCTCCTGATCTCGAAGATCAGCGAGAAAATGGACGACAGCGACGACGAATCCTACCTATCGTTCCTCAAGAGGATCCGGGAACACATCCGAGCCACTTCTGAAAATATTTCCCACCTGCGCCTCGTGGATGCGCCTCTGGAATCTGACCGTCTGGAATCAGTCGACCTCGCCGAATTGCTCGATCATTGCCTGCAACGCAATCAGGAGCTTTGCGACGGGAAGAAGATACATTTCGAGATTACCAAGGAGGATGGCCCCTTTGTCGTGACCGGAGACCGCGAGAGGCTGGCCGACTTTTTCCACTTCATGATCGCCGAAGAAGTGGTTTCGCTCAACAGCGATTCATCCGTCTCCGTCTCACTCAAAGGCGACCAAGGCCACGGCGTTTCCATCGAGATCGCCGATCGGCAGTCCATTCGCTCCGGGGTGTCCCCCAACGACTTTCTCTATCCCTTCAATGTCCGCAGCGCCAACCCACGCAACTTCGGTGTGTTTCTGATCTGTGCCTATTTCCACGTGCGTGCTCACGGAGGAAAGATGAAGGTGGACCAGCGGGAAGGATCCGGACTCACCTTCCGTTTCTACTTCTCGGCTCATCCCCCCCTGCCTTAA
- a CDS encoding response regulator produces MSDPTENVKPGILYVDDEEKALKYFAKAFGRTFTVHTATNPKEGLEILEREAENIPLIVSDQRMPETTGVEFLTQVRARYPEKIRILTTAYSDLDSAIQSVNQGRIYQYVVKPWDLQELQMILRRAYDYYSILTERNELMAIKMSTFQRIVLSDRTKTLQLLSGLLEGKESKDLGTALYSLIGALPPTLESNPASAGQSFLRGGLRDFMQQEREAHETILAFWKSGSSSLEESLQKLVQLLEKGPLQANCRKDFSGSEKELILEIEAGRESELLHSLFGVLTEPQPSEIALEVLRLLPLLEAESSTLAVQSGGQEIAKFAPKSLSEHSALEEELSMLYDKWDSMSL; encoded by the coding sequence ATGAGTGACCCAACCGAGAATGTTAAGCCAGGCATCCTTTACGTCGATGACGAGGAAAAGGCATTGAAGTACTTTGCCAAAGCCTTTGGAAGGACCTTCACCGTTCATACCGCGACCAATCCAAAGGAGGGCCTCGAGATCCTCGAACGCGAGGCCGAGAACATCCCGCTGATCGTTTCCGACCAACGGATGCCCGAAACGACGGGAGTCGAGTTTCTCACTCAGGTCCGCGCCCGATACCCCGAGAAGATCCGCATCCTGACAACGGCCTACTCCGACCTGGACAGCGCGATCCAATCGGTCAACCAAGGCCGTATCTACCAATACGTCGTAAAGCCCTGGGATTTGCAGGAACTGCAGATGATCCTCCGGCGTGCCTACGATTATTACTCGATCCTCACCGAGAGGAATGAGCTCATGGCGATTAAGATGAGCACCTTCCAGCGGATCGTGCTTTCCGACCGAACCAAGACTCTCCAGCTCCTCTCCGGTTTGCTCGAAGGCAAAGAGAGCAAGGACCTCGGCACGGCTCTCTACAGTTTGATCGGAGCCCTTCCCCCTACCCTGGAATCGAACCCTGCCAGCGCCGGGCAATCCTTCCTGAGAGGAGGTCTCCGGGATTTCATGCAGCAGGAGCGGGAGGCCCATGAGACCATTCTCGCGTTTTGGAAATCCGGCTCTTCGTCTCTGGAGGAATCTCTTCAGAAGCTGGTCCAGCTCTTGGAGAAGGGCCCGCTCCAAGCGAATTGCCGTAAAGATTTTTCCGGGTCCGAGAAAGAACTGATCCTGGAGATTGAAGCAGGCCGGGAATCTGAACTCCTGCACTCGCTGTTCGGGGTTCTGACCGAGCCCCAACCCTCCGAAATCGCTTTGGAAGTCCTGCGGCTATTGCCCCTTCTGGAGGCAGAATCAAGCACCCTCGCCGTACAATCCGGGGGACAGGAGATCGCTAAATTTGCGCCAAAATCACTTTCGGAGCATTCTGCTCTTGAGGAGGAGCTCTCCATGCTCTATGACAAATGGGATTCAATGTCTCTTTGA
- a CDS encoding small basic protein has translation MSQHRSFQVGGSASLKKRNVLSRFERVELLRKRGEWKAGDRVVGLKKTKPEE, from the coding sequence ATGTCTCAGCACCGCAGTTTTCAAGTTGGAGGCTCTGCCAGCCTCAAAAAACGTAACGTCCTTTCCCGCTTCGAACGAGTCGAACTCCTTCGCAAGCGCGGCGAATGGAAGGCCGGCGACCGTGTCGTGGGCCTGAAGAAGACCAAGCCCGAGGAGTAA